From Coffea arabica cultivar ET-39 chromosome 2e, Coffea Arabica ET-39 HiFi, whole genome shotgun sequence, the proteins below share one genomic window:
- the LOC113732696 gene encoding cell division cycle protein 27 homolog B-like isoform X2, producing the protein MEAILTECAQNSLRHFMYRNAIFMCERLCAEFPSETNSQLLAVCYLQNNQAYSAYHILKGNHMAHSRYLFAQSCFKMDLLNEAEAALCPPNESSAEIPNGAAGHYLLGLIYRCTDRRKSAIYHFNQALSLDPLLWAAYEELCILGAAEEAATVFGDAASLCIQKQHLPHGLGSKSMQASAEDQGLISSRNVGAEDLSPRHLKNIHGNSQRDAAGNYHSAPQPGGTGSQPLNGGPTTLSFYSTPSPMAAASQLSGVAPPPICRNMQINGPNSCATGADSSPRSTVNSTIQAPRRKFVDEGKLRKVSGRLFADSAPRRSIRLATGDSVANTNSNVSTVSGNGTNHSSKYLGGSKIATGSVRPVTGRKGQSWSNENFDEGIKHDGYDDSRNSSTTCSSPSSESRSLDQEGPTSAAGVCLSGSRVAVGASDLLALLRILGEGYRLSCGYRCQVGKAYFEMVDYVEADHAFNLARLASPYSLEGMDVYSTVLYHLKEDMKLSYLAQELISTDRLAPQSWCAMGNCYSLQKDHETALKNFQRAVQLDSRFAYAHTLCGHEYVALEDFENGIKSYQSALRVDTRHYNAWYGLGMVYLRQEKFEFSEHHFRMAFQINPRSSVIMSYLGTALHALKRNKEALEIMEKAIMADKKNPLPLYQKANILVTVENFDGALEVLEELKEYAPRESSVYALMGRIYKRRDMYDKAMLHFGLALDMKPSATDVATIKAAIEKLHVPDEIEDNL; encoded by the exons ATGGAGGCAATACTGACGGAGTGTGCGCAGAACAGCTTACGGCATTTCATGTACCGCAACGCCATTTTCATGTGCGAACGCCTTTGCGCTGAGTTTCCCTCTGAG ACAAATTCGCAGCTCTTAGCTGTCTGTTACTTGCAGAACAATCAGGCTTACTCTGCATACCACATCTTAAAAG GAAACCATATGGCTCATTCCCGGTACTTGTTTGCACAATCATGCTTTAAGATGGACCTTTTAAATGAAGCGGAAGCGGCATTGTGCCCACCTAATGAATCATCTGCAGAG ATTCCAAATGGTGCAGCTGGGCATTACCTTCTTGGGCTTATTTACAG ATGCACAGATAGAAGAAAGAGTGCCATTTATCACTTTAATCAAGCTTTGTCCTTGGATCCATTGCTCTGGGCTGCTTATGAGGAATTGTGCATATTAG GTGCTGCTGAAGAGGCTGCTACAGTTTTTGGTGATGCTGCTTCTCTTTGTATCCAAAAGCAGCATTTGCCTCATGGATTGGGTTCCAAAAGTATGCAAGCATCTGCTGAAGATCAGGGTCTAATCTCTAGCAGGAATGTTGGTGCAGAAGATTTGAGTCCAAGGCATTTGAAAAATATCCATGGCAATAGTCAACGAGATGCTGCTGGGAACTATCACAGTGCACCTCAGCCTGGAGGAACTGGTAGTCAGCCTTTAAATGGTGGTCCTACTACTTTGTCATTCTACAGTACTCCTTCACCAATGGCTGCGGCCTCCCAG TTGTCAGGTGTAGCTCCACCTCCTATATGCAGAAATATGCAAATAAATGGCCCAAATTCTTGTGCAACTGGGGCTGATAGTTCTCCACGATCAACTGTGAACTCAACGATTCAGGCCCCTCGGAGGAAATTTGTTGATGAAGGAAAACTAAGAAAG GTATCAGGGAGGTTATTTGCTGATTCTGCCCCTCGACGGAGCATAAGACTTGCCACTGGAGATTCTGTGGCCAACACTAATTCAAATGTGTCAACAGTGTCTGGCAATGGGACAAATCATTCGTCAAAATACCTTGGTGGTTCCAAGATTGCAACTGGATCAGTACGTCCAGTGACAGGTCGGAAAGGACAGTCTTGGTctaatgaaaattttgatgaag GGATTAAGCATGATGGTTATGATGATTCTCGTAATAGTAGCACAACTTGTTCATCCCCGTCTAGTGAATCTAGATCTCTGGATCAAGAAGGGCCTACGTCTGCAGCTGGGGTTTGCCTGAGCGGCTCAAGAGTCGCAGTTGGTGCTTCGGATTTATTGGCGCTCTTGAGAATACTTGGGGAAGGTTATAGACTCTCTTGTGGATATAGATGTCAG GTCGGAAAAGCATACTTTGAAATGGTTGATTATGTAGAAGCAGATCATGCCTTCAATCTGGCTCGTCTTGCCTCCCCCTATAGCTTAGAAGGAATGGATGTTTATTCTACAGTATTATAT CATCTCAAGGAGGATATGAAGTTGAGTTACCTGGCTCAAGAGCTGATATCAACTGACCGTCTGGCTCCCCAATCATG GTGTGCTATGGGAAATTGCTATAGCTTGCAGAAAGACCATGAAACGGCACTCAAAAATTTCCAGCGTGCAGTGCAGCTAGATTCAAGATTTGCATATGCCCACACCCTTTGTGGTCATGA ATATGTGGCCCTTGAGGATTTTGAGAATGGTATAAAGAGCTATCAGAGTGCTCTTCGTGTTGACACCCGACATTACAATGCCTGGTATGGTCTTGGAATGGTCTACCTTCGGCAAGAGAAGTTTGAGTTTTCAGAGCATCACTTCCGAATGGCATTTCAAATAAATCCACGTTCTTCTGTTATAATGTCATATCTTGGGACAGCTCTACATGCGTTGAAG AGAAATAAGGAAGCATTGGAGATTATGGAGAAAGCTATTATGGCAGATAAGAAGAATCCTCTCCCACTTTATCAGAAGGCTAATATTCTTGTGACCGTGGAGAATTTCGATGGGGCTTTGGAAGTCTTGGAGGAGCTTAAGGAGTATGCGCCGCGGGAGAGCAGCGTGTATGCACTGATGGGTAGGATCTACAAAAGGCGTGATATGTACGACAAGGCCATGCTACATTTTGGACTCGCTTTGGATATGAAACCATCTGCAACTGATGTTGCTACCATTAAG GCTGCCATTGAAAAATTGCATGTACCGGATGAAATAGAAGATAACTTATGA
- the LOC113732696 gene encoding cell division cycle protein 27 homolog B-like isoform X1 translates to MEAILTECAQNSLRHFMYRNAIFMCERLCAEFPSETNSQLLAVCYLQNNQAYSAYHILKGNHMAHSRYLFAQSCFKMDLLNEAEAALCPPNESSAEIPNGAAGHYLLGLIYRCTDRRKSAIYHFNQALSLDPLLWAAYEELCILGAAEEAATVFGDAASLCIQKQHLPHGLGSKSMQASAEDQGLISSRNVGAEDLSPRHLKNIHGNSQRDAAGNYHSAPQPGGTGSQPLNGGPTTLSFYSTPSPMAAASQLSGVAPPPICRNMQINGPNSCATGADSSPRSTVNSTIQAPRRKFVDEGKLRKVSGRLFADSAPRRSIRLATGDSVANTNSNVSTVSGNGTNHSSKYLGGSKIATGSVRPVTGRKGQSWSNENFDEGIKHDGYDDSRNSSTTCSSPSSESRSLDQEGPTSAAGVCLSGSRVAVGASDLLALLRILGEGYRLSCGYRCQDALDVYVKLPQKQYNTGWVLSQVGKAYFEMVDYVEADHAFNLARLASPYSLEGMDVYSTVLYHLKEDMKLSYLAQELISTDRLAPQSWCAMGNCYSLQKDHETALKNFQRAVQLDSRFAYAHTLCGHEYVALEDFENGIKSYQSALRVDTRHYNAWYGLGMVYLRQEKFEFSEHHFRMAFQINPRSSVIMSYLGTALHALKRNKEALEIMEKAIMADKKNPLPLYQKANILVTVENFDGALEVLEELKEYAPRESSVYALMGRIYKRRDMYDKAMLHFGLALDMKPSATDVATIKAAIEKLHVPDEIEDNL, encoded by the exons ATGGAGGCAATACTGACGGAGTGTGCGCAGAACAGCTTACGGCATTTCATGTACCGCAACGCCATTTTCATGTGCGAACGCCTTTGCGCTGAGTTTCCCTCTGAG ACAAATTCGCAGCTCTTAGCTGTCTGTTACTTGCAGAACAATCAGGCTTACTCTGCATACCACATCTTAAAAG GAAACCATATGGCTCATTCCCGGTACTTGTTTGCACAATCATGCTTTAAGATGGACCTTTTAAATGAAGCGGAAGCGGCATTGTGCCCACCTAATGAATCATCTGCAGAG ATTCCAAATGGTGCAGCTGGGCATTACCTTCTTGGGCTTATTTACAG ATGCACAGATAGAAGAAAGAGTGCCATTTATCACTTTAATCAAGCTTTGTCCTTGGATCCATTGCTCTGGGCTGCTTATGAGGAATTGTGCATATTAG GTGCTGCTGAAGAGGCTGCTACAGTTTTTGGTGATGCTGCTTCTCTTTGTATCCAAAAGCAGCATTTGCCTCATGGATTGGGTTCCAAAAGTATGCAAGCATCTGCTGAAGATCAGGGTCTAATCTCTAGCAGGAATGTTGGTGCAGAAGATTTGAGTCCAAGGCATTTGAAAAATATCCATGGCAATAGTCAACGAGATGCTGCTGGGAACTATCACAGTGCACCTCAGCCTGGAGGAACTGGTAGTCAGCCTTTAAATGGTGGTCCTACTACTTTGTCATTCTACAGTACTCCTTCACCAATGGCTGCGGCCTCCCAG TTGTCAGGTGTAGCTCCACCTCCTATATGCAGAAATATGCAAATAAATGGCCCAAATTCTTGTGCAACTGGGGCTGATAGTTCTCCACGATCAACTGTGAACTCAACGATTCAGGCCCCTCGGAGGAAATTTGTTGATGAAGGAAAACTAAGAAAG GTATCAGGGAGGTTATTTGCTGATTCTGCCCCTCGACGGAGCATAAGACTTGCCACTGGAGATTCTGTGGCCAACACTAATTCAAATGTGTCAACAGTGTCTGGCAATGGGACAAATCATTCGTCAAAATACCTTGGTGGTTCCAAGATTGCAACTGGATCAGTACGTCCAGTGACAGGTCGGAAAGGACAGTCTTGGTctaatgaaaattttgatgaag GGATTAAGCATGATGGTTATGATGATTCTCGTAATAGTAGCACAACTTGTTCATCCCCGTCTAGTGAATCTAGATCTCTGGATCAAGAAGGGCCTACGTCTGCAGCTGGGGTTTGCCTGAGCGGCTCAAGAGTCGCAGTTGGTGCTTCGGATTTATTGGCGCTCTTGAGAATACTTGGGGAAGGTTATAGACTCTCTTGTGGATATAGATGTCAG GATGCATTGGATGTCTATGTTAAACTCCCGCAGAAGCAATATAATACAGGCTGGGTACTATCCCAG GTCGGAAAAGCATACTTTGAAATGGTTGATTATGTAGAAGCAGATCATGCCTTCAATCTGGCTCGTCTTGCCTCCCCCTATAGCTTAGAAGGAATGGATGTTTATTCTACAGTATTATAT CATCTCAAGGAGGATATGAAGTTGAGTTACCTGGCTCAAGAGCTGATATCAACTGACCGTCTGGCTCCCCAATCATG GTGTGCTATGGGAAATTGCTATAGCTTGCAGAAAGACCATGAAACGGCACTCAAAAATTTCCAGCGTGCAGTGCAGCTAGATTCAAGATTTGCATATGCCCACACCCTTTGTGGTCATGA ATATGTGGCCCTTGAGGATTTTGAGAATGGTATAAAGAGCTATCAGAGTGCTCTTCGTGTTGACACCCGACATTACAATGCCTGGTATGGTCTTGGAATGGTCTACCTTCGGCAAGAGAAGTTTGAGTTTTCAGAGCATCACTTCCGAATGGCATTTCAAATAAATCCACGTTCTTCTGTTATAATGTCATATCTTGGGACAGCTCTACATGCGTTGAAG AGAAATAAGGAAGCATTGGAGATTATGGAGAAAGCTATTATGGCAGATAAGAAGAATCCTCTCCCACTTTATCAGAAGGCTAATATTCTTGTGACCGTGGAGAATTTCGATGGGGCTTTGGAAGTCTTGGAGGAGCTTAAGGAGTATGCGCCGCGGGAGAGCAGCGTGTATGCACTGATGGGTAGGATCTACAAAAGGCGTGATATGTACGACAAGGCCATGCTACATTTTGGACTCGCTTTGGATATGAAACCATCTGCAACTGATGTTGCTACCATTAAG GCTGCCATTGAAAAATTGCATGTACCGGATGAAATAGAAGATAACTTATGA
- the LOC113729318 gene encoding beta-amyrin 6-beta-monooxygenase-like — protein MEKYSEEVFTTSLFEEKVAVVCGPARNKFMLYTANDRLAPWVPSAALKLFNWLDSPGLSVKEVISKCRNFLYSEILKPESLRQYISIMDSLAKEQMKTYWDASQMVKVYPLTQKYTLSLACKLLLGAEDAHQVERISEFFHLTLQALFSLPINLPGTTYNCALKGLENLKQHFPVAKPEKLTKRVTAAQFYKFKGLKSTKNR, from the coding sequence ATGGAAAAATACTCAGAAGAAGTATTCACAACTTCACTGTTCGAAGAAAAAGTGGCTGTAGTTTGTGGTCCAGCAAGGAACAAGTTTATGCTCTACACTGCAAACGATCGTCTTGCTCCTTGGGTTCCTTCTGCAGCTCTAAagttattcaattggttggatTCACCTGGTCTATCAGTCAAAGAAGTAATTTCAAAATGTCGCAATTTTCTTTACAGTGAAATCCTGAAGCCTGAATCTTTGAGACAGTACATCTCCATCATGGATTCCTTGGCCAAGGAACAAATGAAAACTTACTGGGATGCTTCCCAAATGGTAAAGGTTTATCCTCTTACCCAGAAATATACACTTTCATTGGCCTGCAAATTGCTACTTGGTGCTGAAGATGCTCACCAAGTTGAAAGAATATCTGAATTTTTCCATCTCACATTGCAAGCCTTATTCTCATTGCCTATCAATCTGCCTGGCACCACATATAATTGTGCTTTGAAAGGGCTAGAAAATCTCAAGCAGCACTTCCCGGTTGCAAAACCGGAGAAACTGACTAAAAGGGTCACGGCTGCCCAATTTTACAAATTCAAAGGCTTAAAGTCaacaaaaaatagatga
- the LOC113732697 gene encoding serine/threonine-protein kinase EDR1 isoform X2, whose translation MKHLLKKLHHHPNRSNETPSSSSTSSTSSSTSSSSAPASTSASCGVSDHRPSNFGNAPACVPTTATAASPTTTSPTSAAPATSPEATAVADRQQQQQKKDYFDSEEEFEMQLAMAMSVSASLAQESGTIDGNTDHHHHQSFLGGGQGGDSVGHRDDAAADLLSRRFWEDSGLDYEEKVVEGFYDVFSLSIDPASKGKMPSLTDLETNPGGSDFEVVIVNKSIDPALRELVEIARCIVATTEIGLQVQRLAELVADQMGGPVKDANVIMAKWLERSTELRTSLHTVVRPLGSLRLGLLRHRSLLFKVLADNVGIPCKLANWSKYTGNEVDVVNFVKFSDGSEFLVDLMGEPGALIPADVLSAKDGSFKSYPPKLGKLPTFQATSDTGAAQSNPYLLSGQSSAEENSFSSQKDSEKTDSLPSPQNGRTSSSVSSSGLNKRAPASNQMDHIPSLAIGTSLYKGGRGPNAAGDGARMNVNLVPYNQSSTEDPKNLFADLNPFQIKGSGKASLQGDYGRKNFNEIPRPKGNLLSGRPPVPLAQKSNQIYNEASKKNEYDFVESLFSKSNRTAGECSMLSTPSTSFTPPVVARKSDDAYREDDANMYAVNNLAIAEVQFNRLSLQDDQGIDQKKTYQSGGGMLQNGQSNITKEYGKDASGMHDQRNNQQDGFTLTDLRFKDQAYPSSSVNPAVPQLDPVIDDVSECEIPWEDLVIGERIGLGSYGEVYHADLNGTEVAVKKFLDQDFSGAALAEFRREVRIMQRLRHPNVVLFMGAVTRPPNLSIVTEFLPRGSLYRIIHRPQCQIDEKRRIKMALDVAKGMNCLHTSIPTIVHRDLKSPNLLVDNNWNVKVCDFGLSRLKHNTFLSSKSTAGTSGWHQKYSEMSLLMRSVMFIVLASFCGN comes from the exons atgaagcaCCTCTTGAAAAAGCTTCATCACCACCCTAATCGATCCAACGAAACTCCATCTTCTTCATCAACATCTTCTACTTCTTCGTCCACGTCATCATCGTCGGCGCCGGCGTCAACGTCAGCGTCATGTGGTGTCTCCGATCACCGGCCTTCCAACTTCGGCAACGCTCCGGCGTGTGTTCCCACTACTGCTACCGCTGCTTCTCCTACTACAACTTCGCCGACTTCTGCTGCTCCTGCCACTTCTCCGGAGGCTACAGCTGTGGCGGAtaggcagcagcagcagcagaagaAGGATTATTTTGATTCGGAGGAGGAATTTGAGATGCAGCTAGCCATGGCAATGAGCGTCTCGGCCTCTTTGGCGCAGGAGTCTGGTACTATCGATGGGAATactgatcatcatcatcatcagagTTTTCTCGGAGGAGGCCAAGGTGGCGACTCTGTGGGCCACAGGGATGATGCTGCTGCGGACTTGTTGTCCAGACGGTTTTGG GAAGATAGTGGACTTGACTATGAGGAAAAGGTGGTTGAAGGCTTCTATGATGTCTTCAGTCTCTCCATAGATCCAGCAAGCAAAGGAAAAATGCCATCTCTTACTGATCTTGAGACAAATCCTGGTGGCTCTGATTTTGAAGTAGTAATAGTCAACAAATCTATTGATCCTGCTTTGAGAGAGTTGGTGGAGATTGCACGGTGTATAGTAGCAACGACTGAGATTGGTCTTCAAGTACAGAGACTTGCTGAACTTGTTGCAGACCAAATGGGTGGACCAGTGAAGGATGCAAATGTCATAATGGCAAAATGGCTGGAAAGAAGCACAGAGTTAAGGACATCTCTCCACACAGTTGTGCGACCTCTTGGGTCATTAAGACTTGGGCTTTTACGTCATCGATCGCTGCTTTTTAAG GTATTGGCTGACAATGTTGGTATACCTTGTAAATTGGCGAATTGGAGTAAATACACTGGAAATGAGGTTGATGTTGTGAACTTTGTAAAGTTTTCAGACGGAAG TGAGTTCTTAGTTGATCTCATGGGTGAACCTGGGGCACTCATCCCTGCTGATGTTTTGAGTGCAAAAGATGGATCTTTCAAGTCATATCCTCCGAAATTAGGCAAACTTCCCACTTTTCAGGCAACCAGTGATACTGGAGCTGCTCAATCAAATCCATATTTATTATCTGGACAGAGTTCTGCAGAGGAAAATAGTTTCTCTTCACAAAAAGATTCCGAAAAGACAGATTCATTGCCTTCTCCTCAGAATGGAAGAACCAGTAGCAGTGTTAGCTCTTCTGGATTGAACAAAAGGGCACCAGCTTCCAACCAGATGGATCATATCCCATCCTTGGCTATTGGGACTTCTTTGTACAAAGGTGGTCGTGGGCCCAATGCAGCTGGTGATGGTGCAAGAATGAATGTGAATCTGGTTCCATATAATCAGAGCAGTACTGAAGACCCAAAAAATCTTTTTGCTGATCTTAATccattccaaataaaaggatcCGGTAAGGCTTCGTTGCAAGGGGACTATGGTAGGAAAAACTTTAATGAAATACCACGGCCAAAAGGTAACCTTCTTAGTGGCCGACCTCCAGTACCTTTGGCACAAAAAAGTAACCAGATATATAATGAGGCTTCCAAGAAAAATGAATATGACTTTGTTGAGAGCCTCTTCTCAAAGAGCAATCGCACAGCTGGTGAATGCAGTATGTTGTCAACTCCTTCTACAAGCTTCACTCCTCCAGTCGTAGCTAGAAAGTCTGATGATGCCTACAGAGAGGATGATGCAAACATGTATGCTGTTAATAATTTGGCAATAGCTGAGGTGCAATTCAATCGGTTGTCTCTACAGGATGACCAGGGCATTGATCagaaaaaaacttatcaaagtgGTGGTGGAATGCTTCAGAATGGCCAATCAAATATTACAAAAGAGTATGGGAAGGATGCTAGTGGGATGCATGACCAGAGAAACAATCAGCAAGATGGTTTTACATTGACTGATTTAAGATTCAAGGATCAAGCATATCCAAGCTCTTCTGTTAATCCAGCTGTTCCTCAACTTGATCCTGTAATTGATGATGTCAGTGAATGTGAAATTCCATGGGAAGATCTAGTTATTGGTGAAAGGATTGGACTAG GTTCCTATGGTGAAGTATATCATGCTGATTTGAATGGCACC GAAGTTGCTGTGAAAAAGTTCCTTGACCAAGATTTCTCGGGTGCTGCTTTGGCTGAGTTTAGGAGAGAA GTGCGCATAATGCAAAGGTTACGCCATCCAAATGTAGTTCTTTTTATGGGTGCTGTAACTCGGCCTCCGAATCTCTCTATTGTCACGGAGTTTTTACCACG AGGAAGCTTATATCGGATTATTCATCGCCCACAGTGTCAAATTGATGAAAAGCGAAGAATTAAAATGGCTTTAGATGTG GCAAAGGGCATGAATTGCTTACATACTAGCATACCTACAATCGTCCACCGTGATCTGAAGTCACCAAATTTGTTGGTTGATAATAATTGGAATGTGAAG GTATGTGATTTTGGGTTGTCACGTTTGAAGCACAATACATTTTTGTCATCGAAGTCGACAGCTGGGACA